One region of Acanthopagrus latus isolate v.2019 chromosome 24, fAcaLat1.1, whole genome shotgun sequence genomic DNA includes:
- the sept12 gene encoding neuronal-specific septin-3 isoform X4, whose amino-acid sequence MDERQMKERSIMGQEQGDDGKTQVQPASMNTQNSMAEKEYSVGVHAEMEEKRKEKGMEEDEMEKDMELEAEVNVELCQSGPGLQMSFIRGTDLFGYIGIEAVLDQMRSKTKKAGFEFNIMVVGQSGLGKSTLVNTLFKSKVSRKSCTPNNEEKISKTVKLQTVSHVIEEKGVKMKLTVIDTPGFGDQINNDNCWEPIVKYVNEQYEKYLREELHINRKRIIPDSRVHCCIYFLPATGHRLRPIDVEFMKRLGKIVSIVPVIAKADTLTIEERQEFKERIRQDLVDNGIQVYPQREYDEDPEERILNNSIRESIPFAVVGTDKEHQVNGNKVLGRKTNWGIIEVENVAHCEFANLRDLLIRSHLQDLKDVTHNIHYETYRVQRLNESNMNFSELGPFSWLLETGTTDKCESESHL is encoded by the exons ATGGATGAGAGACAGATGAAGGAGAGAAGCATCATGGGACAAGAGCAGGGAGATGATGGAAAAACCCAAGTACAACCAGCCAGCATGAATACCCAGAATTCCATGGCAGAAAAAGAGTACAGTGTTGGAGTGcatgcagagatggaggagaagaggaaagagaaaggaatGGAAGAAGACGAGATGGAGAAAGACATGGAACTGGAGGCGGAGGTGAACGTGGAGCTTTGCCAGTCTGGGCCAGGCCTGCAGATGAGCTTCATCCGGGGCACTGACCTGTTTGGGTACATTGGTATTGAGGCAGTACTGGACCAGATGAGGAGCAAGACCAAGAAGGCTGGCTTCGAGTTCAACATCATGGTGGTTG gtcaGAGTGGTTTGGGCAAGTCCACACTGGTCAACACTCTCTTCAAGTCCAAAGTCAGCAGGAAGTCCTGCACACCAAACAATGAAGAGAAGATCTCCAAAACAGTCAAactgcagacagtcagccaTG tGATTGAAGAGAAGGGGGTGAAGATGAAGCTGACAGTGATTGACACTCCAGGATTTGGAGACCAGATTAACAATGACAACTG CTGGGAGCCTATAGTGAAATACGTCAATGAGCAGTATGAGAAATACTTGAGAGAGGAGCTGCATATCAACCGCAAGAGGATAATACCTGACAGCAGAGTCCACTGTTGCATCTATTTCCTCCCTGCTACCGGACACAG gtTACGCCCCATCGATGTTGAATTTATGAAGAGGCTGGGGAAGATAGTGAGCATCGTACCAGTCATTGCAAAAGCCGACACACTTACCATTGAGGAAAGACAGGAGTTCAAAGAGAGG ATAAGGCAAGACTTGGTGGACAATGGGATTCAAGTTTATCCCCAGAGAGAGTATGATGAGGATCCAGAGGAACGCATACTCAACAATAGTATCAGG GAAAGCATTCCCTTTGCCGTTGTGGGAACAGACAAGGAGCACCAGGTGAATGGAAACAAGGTGCTGGGCCGTAAAACAAACTGGGGAATCATTGAAG TTGAAAACGTGGCGCACTGTGAGTTTGCCAATCTGAGAGATCTACTCATCAG gtCTCACCTGCAGGATCTGAAAGATGTGACACACAATATCCACTATGAGACCTACCGTGTACAGCGGCTCAACGAGAGCAACATGAACTTCAGTGAACTGGGCCCGTTCAGTTGGCTGTTGGAGACTGGAACTACTGACAAATGCGAATCTGAGAGCCACCTCTGA